In Elaeis guineensis isolate ETL-2024a chromosome 1, EG11, whole genome shotgun sequence, a genomic segment contains:
- the LOC105061023 gene encoding non-specific lipid-transfer protein 1, protein MASNSVRCTAWAVAAVLLVVVVSAASTGTAVSCGDAVNALIPCGSYLVGSGKAEPSPQCCNSAKELNRMATTVEERRALCRCLKQTEPSLGVKPERARHLLPACKVNLNIPISPDVDCTRIT, encoded by the exons ATGGCCAGCAACAGCGTGAGGTGCACCGCGTGGGCCGTGGCGGCGGTGCTGCTGGTGGTGGTGGTGTCGGCGGCGTCGACGGGGACGGCGGTGTCGTGTGGAGACGCAGTGAATGCGCTGATCCCTTGCGGGTCCTACCTCGTTGGATCGGGCAAGGCGGAGCCAAGCCCACAATGCTGCAATAGTGCAAAGGAGCTCAACCGGATGGCGACCACCGTGGAGGAGCGCCGCGCGCTGTGCCGGTGCTTGAAGCAGACAGAGCCGTCCCTCGGGGTGAAGCCCGAGCGTGCGAGACACCTCCTCCCCGCCTGCAAGGTTAACCTCAACATCCCCATCAGTCCCGACGTGGACTGCACCCG TATTACATAA
- the LOC105061050 gene encoding NOI-like protein codes for MIGDVLAWWTLLVGALLVGSPTAFVALSKGQKAQNQHLLTAFIFLVLRHRSTCSFGSPWLRLSETGLSLSALLILYTYVDAKHNVKQPAHVPKFGNWDSENISYTTYFETVRRDKGDGSKIFNPNDPEENPQAFYPRTVAQDHQHSEKHHNDTSTDYHVVKQHRRKHHRREDREFHRYVEAPRPHRSPFQGVDMDSHRSRNHGTSATMSSSVKRNSDNLLPQHQHHRRTNKDLAEGSHGFSQPPLHQAIPKAGSSQESAAPQHRAPSVPRFGSWDETDPQSAESFSVIFNKVKEQKQIAATKLPTPQPKIITYPERQKNSSHTSSKSKICCCLFPTAAE; via the exons ATGATAGGAGATGTGTTGGCGTGGTGGACGTTGTTGGTTGGTGCCTTGTTGGTTGGCTCTCCCAC AGCGTTTGTAGCCCTTTCAAAGGGCCAGAAAGCTCAAAACCAGCACCTGCTGACTGCCTTCATATTTCTGGTTCTGCGCCATAGGAGCACTTGCTCTTTCGGATCACCATGGCT GAGACTTTCAGAGACAGGGTTATCTCTTTCTGCATTGCTGATTCTTTATACTTATGTGGACGCAAAGCATAATGTGAAG CAACCTGCTCATGTACCGAAGTTTGGAAATTGGGATAGTGAAAACATTTCATATACTACATATTTTGAGACGGTGCGCAGAGACAAAGGTgatggatcaaagatttttaacccAAATGATCCGGAAGAAAATCCACAAGCTTTCTATCCCAGGACAGTTGCTCAAGATCATCAACATAGTGAAAAACACCACAATGATACATCTACTGATTATCACGTGGTGAAACAACATCGCAGGAAACATCACAGGAGGGAAGATAGGGAATTTCACAGATATGTGGAAGCTCCACGACCCCATAGATCTCCTTTTCAGGGAGTCGATATGGATTCACACAGAAGTAGGAACCATGGAACCAGTGCCACAATGTCTAGCAGTGTTAAGAGAAACTCTGATAACTTGCTTCCACAACATCAACATCATCGCAGGACAAATAAGGACTTAGCTGAAGGTAGTCATGGCTTTTCACAACCACCACTGCATCAAGCTATACCAAAAGCAGGAAGCTCTCAAGAGAGTGCAGCT CCACAACACAGAGCTCCATCAGTGCCAAGATTTGGTTCCTGGGATGAGACAGATCCCCAATCAGCTGAGAGTTTTTCGGTCATATTTAACAAAGTTAAAGAACAGAAGCAGATAGCTGCAACTAAATTGCCAACACCTCAACCTAAGATAATAACATATCCAGAAAGGCAGAAAAACTCCAGTCACACTTCCTCAAAATCAAAG ATCTGTTGCTGCTTATTTCCTACTGCTGCAGAATGA